A single region of the Hyalangium ruber genome encodes:
- a CDS encoding serine/threonine protein kinase produces MANAMERWAALRLNSTSLPPGMRVGMWELRDWRGHGTYGTVYSAVRVGDEEAGLVALKMAAHPGDARFVREVELLSRIDHPNVPSLLGHGHWRSPSGASYPYFVMEWVEGLPLYTWASVLNPSAKEVRRVLAQVARALEATHFVGGVHRDVKGSNVLVRLADGRAFLTDFGAGHYAGAIPLTRETLPPGTPVYRSPEARRFARHFHGQAVAPYVAQPADDVFALGVTAYRLVTREYPPSRDCDEEVSEGCGQEEGSDSRSWHSLKLSVEPQLKALILRILSVKPKDRRTARELAEVLEQTAEQAQTESVTKRPCLRDLELENIAAPSDAASWDESKRPAEAGGMRRAYIRSMGLCAREAISRWADSLGLGLLGGFVMLLVASWPLWQMRERTGLMRPQPISGEETADGGTAAMGNSMITSAIVTPYAPSGQEIIGLPMPKDPLQGQRKAPQCKLPLEESINGGCWIRLGNVKSPCAENGYEWKGHCYLPSYSRLPQPTSEKE; encoded by the coding sequence ATGGCGAACGCCATGGAGAGATGGGCCGCGCTGAGACTGAACTCCACCTCGCTCCCGCCGGGGATGCGCGTGGGGATGTGGGAGCTGAGGGACTGGAGGGGACACGGAACCTACGGCACGGTGTATAGCGCCGTAAGGGTGGGGGACGAGGAGGCAGGGCTCGTCGCTTTGAAGATGGCTGCTCACCCGGGGGATGCGCGCTTCGTGCGGGAAGTGGAGCTACTGTCGCGCATTGATCATCCGAACGTGCCCAGCCTGCTCGGGCATGGGCACTGGCGGTCCCCTTCAGGTGCCAGCTACCCGTACTTCGTCATGGAGTGGGTGGAGGGCTTGCCGCTGTACACGTGGGCAAGTGTGCTCAACCCTTCGGCGAAGGAAGTGCGTCGAGTGTTGGCGCAGGTGGCGCGAGCGCTGGAAGCGACGCATTTCGTTGGAGGCGTGCATCGGGACGTCAAGGGCAGCAACGTGCTGGTGAGGCTGGCGGATGGTCGGGCCTTCCTCACGGACTTCGGGGCGGGGCACTACGCAGGGGCGATTCCTCTTACGCGGGAAACCTTGCCGCCAGGGACTCCTGTCTACCGTAGTCCAGAGGCTCGGCGGTTCGCTCGACACTTTCACGGCCAGGCCGTTGCGCCCTATGTGGCCCAGCCGGCCGATGACGTATTCGCGCTGGGAGTTACTGCCTATCGGCTGGTAACGCGCGAGTACCCGCCGTCCAGGGACTGCGATGAGGAGGTCAGTGAGGGCTGCGGCCAGGAAGAGGGCAGCGATTCTCGCTCGTGGCATTCGCTCAAACTGAGTGTAGAGCCGCAACTCAAAGCACTCATACTGCGCATACTATCCGTGAAGCCCAAGGACCGCAGGACCGCACGCGAGCTGGCTGAAGTGCTGGAGCAAACGGCAGAGCAGGCGCAGACGGAATCCGTTACCAAGCGCCCATGTTTGCGTGACTTGGAATTGGAGAACATCGCCGCACCGAGTGACGCTGCAAGCTGGGATGAATCCAAGAGGCCGGCGGAGGCCGGGGGAATGAGGAGGGCGTATATTCGCTCAATGGGCCTGTGCGCGCGGGAGGCCATATCGAGGTGGGCAGACTCTCTGGGACTCGGTCTACTCGGAGGGTTCGTGATGTTGCTGGTGGCGAGTTGGCCCTTATGGCAGATGCGTGAGCGTACGGGATTGATGAGACCTCAGCCCATCTCTGGTGAGGAAACGGCGGATGGTGGCACCGCTGCCATGGGTAACTCCATGATCACCTCGGCTATAGTCACACCGTATGCTCCTTCGGGCCAAGAGATCATTGGTTTGCCCATGCCCAAAGATCCGCTTCAAGGGCAGCGCAAAGCCCCGCAGTGCAAGTTGCCGTTAGAAGAAAGCATCAACGGGGGATGCTGGATCCGGCTAGGCAACGTCAAATCACCTTGCGCAGAGAACGGATACGAGTGGAAGGGACACTGCTACCTACCGTCGTATTCACGTCTGCCACAACCAACATCGGAGAAGGAGTAA
- a CDS encoding tetratricopeptide repeat protein, with protein MVWLILVGVLAGARDAPPSESLTQALAKEEAGDSAGALVDVESLTNTWPAWELPRMEAARLLLKLGGELDRAEAHLDVATALAPENPRAHYLRGLLWEERGRPLLAAQEYEVALLYRPSYEEARFRLGGLWAAQGDLLKAELHYRLLTKARPEWVQVRLLLAGILEQQERVADAEKELRIAREQQPGNVQVTRKLAEFYERTGRQRLAEQLRKTLEPPSPRRMRSLKPSRR; from the coding sequence ATGGTGTGGCTCATCCTGGTGGGCGTGTTGGCGGGCGCCAGGGACGCGCCCCCGAGCGAGTCCCTGACGCAGGCCCTCGCGAAAGAAGAGGCGGGGGACAGCGCGGGAGCGCTCGTAGACGTGGAGTCCCTCACTAACACCTGGCCCGCCTGGGAACTGCCCCGGATGGAGGCCGCGCGCCTGCTCCTCAAGCTGGGCGGGGAGCTGGACCGAGCCGAAGCCCACCTGGACGTCGCCACCGCGCTGGCCCCCGAGAATCCCCGGGCCCACTACCTGCGCGGGCTGCTCTGGGAGGAGCGGGGCCGACCCCTGCTCGCCGCCCAGGAGTACGAGGTGGCGCTGCTCTATCGCCCTTCTTACGAGGAGGCCCGCTTCCGGCTCGGTGGCCTGTGGGCCGCCCAGGGAGACCTCCTCAAGGCCGAGCTGCACTACCGGCTGCTCACCAAGGCCCGCCCGGAGTGGGTACAGGTGCGCCTCCTGCTGGCCGGGATTCTCGAGCAGCAAGAGCGGGTGGCGGACGCCGAGAAGGAGCTGCGCATCGCCCGCGAGCAGCAGCCAGGCAACGTTCAGGTGACGCGGAAGCTGGCGGAGTTCTACGAGCGGACGGGCAGGCAGCGGCTCGCCGAGCAGCTCCGGAAGACGCTGGAGCCCCCATCCCCGCGCCGCATGCGCTCCCTCAAGCCGTCCCGTCGATAG
- a CDS encoding immunity 52 family protein, producing MIENHYAASYWLARPESAEACARRAEHFFHLLGRCDPAWTRWYEKADSFEEARKLQFRTDAPSFQQLFAQEENHFGDRFSFHLWTGDTLHETSIIDGTCGSSSSRLASNCVLTPHNEGFVGDRVLTAPAMTEVLRAMALAWEPEWGIATSDAHRQLAVKGFPHPGTFVGWVMYFSRLRGTVPPLPAPVSIEPVEGKGTLVTLTPERFTASNPEHVALAARVHELLNRAGLLRPLQPWPAG from the coding sequence ATGATAGAGAACCATTACGCCGCCTCCTATTGGCTCGCCCGGCCCGAATCCGCCGAGGCTTGCGCACGCCGTGCGGAGCATTTCTTCCATCTCCTCGGGCGCTGCGACCCGGCATGGACTCGCTGGTATGAGAAGGCAGATTCCTTCGAGGAAGCGCGCAAACTCCAGTTCCGCACGGATGCGCCGAGCTTCCAGCAGTTGTTCGCTCAGGAAGAGAATCACTTCGGTGACCGCTTCTCGTTCCACCTGTGGACGGGCGACACCCTTCACGAAACGTCCATCATTGACGGAACGTGTGGTTCATCCTCCTCCCGGCTTGCATCCAACTGCGTGCTCACCCCCCACAATGAAGGTTTCGTCGGGGACCGGGTACTAACCGCTCCTGCCATGACCGAGGTGCTGCGTGCCATGGCCTTAGCCTGGGAGCCAGAATGGGGGATCGCTACGTCCGATGCGCACCGTCAGCTGGCGGTGAAGGGGTTCCCACACCCAGGCACCTTCGTAGGCTGGGTCATGTACTTCTCGCGGCTGCGAGGCACTGTGCCCCCACTGCCTGCTCCCGTGAGTATCGAACCCGTGGAGGGTAAGGGAACCCTCGTCACCCTCACCCCCGAGCGATTCACCGCCTCCAACCCAGAGCACGTCGCGCTGGCCGCTCGCGTCCACGAGTTGTTGAATCGAGCCGGGCTGCTACGACCGTTGCAGCCCTGGCCGGCAGGGTGA
- a CDS encoding GNAT family N-acetyltransferase, producing MNAGSPMEIRFVDATEAESYREALVELLRDAVDGGASVGFLPPLEESEARAYWEGVREDLVAGRRSLALAWVEGRVAGTAQLVEAGKANARHRAEVSRVLVHSAFRRRGLGAALMRAVEARAREQGKRTLVLDTREGDSAERLYQSLGWIRVGVIPEYARNGAGTLDGTAVYYKLLGADFRSAR from the coding sequence GTGAACGCTGGAAGCCCGATGGAGATCCGCTTCGTGGATGCCACGGAAGCCGAGTCCTACCGGGAGGCCCTGGTGGAGCTGCTGAGGGACGCAGTGGACGGTGGGGCCTCGGTGGGCTTCCTGCCACCGCTGGAGGAATCCGAGGCTCGGGCCTACTGGGAAGGCGTGCGGGAGGACCTGGTCGCGGGCAGACGCAGCCTGGCCCTGGCCTGGGTGGAGGGCCGGGTGGCAGGGACGGCGCAGCTGGTGGAGGCAGGAAAGGCCAACGCTCGCCACCGGGCCGAGGTGTCCCGGGTGCTGGTCCACTCGGCCTTCCGCCGCCGAGGCCTGGGGGCAGCGCTCATGCGCGCCGTGGAGGCGCGGGCCCGGGAGCAGGGCAAGCGCACCCTGGTGCTGGACACGCGGGAAGGGGACTCCGCCGAGCGGCTCTATCAATCCTTGGGCTGGATCCGCGTGGGAGTGATTCCCGAGTACGCCCGGAACGGGGCTGGCACGTTGGATGGCACGGCCGTCTACTACAAGCTGCTCGGCGCGGATTTTCGATCCGCTCGGTGA
- a CDS encoding Tox-REase-5 domain-containing protein translates to MSEKQFKQAVAKYTPSVPVVERPLAHARLLFGVPERSGWYRYESMSQRLIPSAPGSHQNLRLLPEDAELKRRYLLWCERTWGPGDCLRLLTDKPFLEGDAKYALAMAIAQSKVLGAMKKELAQLVSPQAVVATLVGGLTMYAILLALPEPVSKGVAALLTVGAMAYLGWDTVWRLIDGWLVLMKEVDRATAFDDISASGEKFGDVMGEKAARAFVMLATVAMGSTAAGMATTLPKLPGARQAAVVAETQLNIRLTAPALAQVESVALSAEGVTIALAPNAVAMTTRDSSGGKTGAKATPNRPGGPGEWVQAGEGMSEQARRYQAQVTGAPEGYVYRVKLGNKDVKFDGFDLGGLIETKATGYAQWITKKLDFLPTFQGREQMLEQAKRQFEAANGTPIRWIVAEEKLARALRLLFEKEGLPIEVIHVPPVP, encoded by the coding sequence GTGAGCGAAAAGCAGTTCAAGCAAGCTGTAGCGAAATACACCCCCTCTGTGCCAGTCGTGGAACGCCCTCTAGCGCACGCCCGATTGCTGTTCGGAGTGCCCGAGCGAAGCGGCTGGTACCGGTACGAAAGCATGAGCCAGCGGCTCATTCCCTCTGCGCCGGGGAGCCACCAGAACCTGCGTCTGTTGCCAGAGGATGCGGAGTTGAAGCGCCGCTACCTGCTTTGGTGCGAACGGACCTGGGGCCCAGGAGATTGCCTGCGCCTGCTGACGGACAAGCCCTTTCTGGAGGGTGACGCCAAGTACGCCTTGGCGATGGCGATCGCCCAGAGCAAGGTATTAGGCGCCATGAAGAAAGAACTCGCTCAGTTGGTGAGCCCCCAGGCCGTGGTGGCCACGCTCGTCGGGGGGCTCACCATGTACGCCATCTTGTTGGCGCTGCCCGAGCCAGTGAGTAAGGGCGTGGCCGCGCTGCTGACAGTGGGGGCCATGGCGTACTTAGGCTGGGACACGGTGTGGCGGCTGATCGATGGATGGCTGGTGCTGATGAAGGAGGTGGATCGCGCCACTGCCTTCGATGACATCTCCGCGTCCGGAGAGAAGTTCGGGGATGTGATGGGAGAGAAGGCGGCCCGTGCGTTCGTCATGCTGGCCACCGTGGCGATGGGGAGCACGGCGGCGGGCATGGCAACGACCCTGCCGAAGCTGCCAGGGGCCAGGCAGGCCGCAGTCGTGGCTGAGACGCAGCTGAACATCCGATTGACGGCCCCTGCGCTGGCTCAGGTGGAATCAGTCGCCCTCAGTGCCGAGGGTGTCACCATCGCGCTGGCCCCCAACGCCGTGGCCATGACGACGCGCGACAGTTCAGGTGGCAAGACTGGCGCGAAGGCCACGCCGAACCGCCCCGGCGGGCCAGGGGAATGGGTCCAAGCGGGCGAAGGCATGTCCGAACAGGCGCGCCGCTACCAAGCGCAGGTGACGGGCGCCCCTGAAGGCTACGTCTACCGCGTCAAGCTGGGGAACAAAGACGTGAAATTCGACGGCTTTGACCTAGGGGGCTTGATCGAGACCAAGGCCACCGGCTACGCGCAGTGGATCACCAAGAAGCTAGACTTTCTGCCGACCTTCCAGGGACGTGAGCAGATGCTCGAGCAGGCAAAGCGCCAGTTCGAAGCCGCCAATGGAACGCCCATCCGGTGGATCGTCGCCGAGGAGAAGCTCGCGAGGGCACTCAGATTGCTCTTCGAGAAAGAGGGGCTCCCCATCGAAGTCATCCATGTTCCCCCAGTTCCGTAA
- a CDS encoding adenylate/guanylate cyclase domain-containing protein, giving the protein MKTANLAIVFTDIKGFTERTSRQTHEENQRLLQVHHDLLAPLFKAFGGRILKSIGDAFLVTFESPTQAVLSGVAIQDRLWQYNRSATENERLDVRVAINVGEVRVEASDVFGEPVNIASRVEGLAEAGEVYFTEAVYLAMNKAEVPSQEVGAFELKGIPGKIRVFRVPKGPYRMEAPVVPLPSPAGVPQEGPPFGNMALSRVMDAGAMGAELSGPAVLGQRAGALGSQARSLGGRALAGASRLLHGLPERLPPGVRSRLPAGTTGPRLALGMGALAVLLGMAVVALGGSSTDRAIAQVRKASPSERKSRGDDALKLIMEEKEPARRNYLLGQLHEAFGNLNNAMESYAAAAKAGSGKAEDRLTELLEHPDCRVRSDAASTIGELRLKSARGELEDLAEDGGPGDDGGSGLLSGFKCDSKRAAKNALKRLGGN; this is encoded by the coding sequence TTGAAGACCGCCAACCTCGCCATCGTTTTCACCGACATCAAGGGCTTCACCGAGCGAACCAGCCGGCAGACCCATGAGGAGAATCAGCGCCTGCTCCAGGTGCACCATGATCTCCTCGCGCCGCTGTTCAAGGCGTTCGGCGGGCGCATCCTGAAGTCTATTGGCGACGCGTTCCTCGTCACCTTCGAGTCGCCCACCCAGGCGGTGCTCAGCGGCGTGGCCATCCAGGATCGGCTTTGGCAGTACAACCGCTCGGCGACCGAGAACGAGCGGCTCGATGTGCGCGTGGCCATCAACGTGGGCGAGGTGCGCGTCGAGGCCAGTGACGTCTTCGGCGAGCCGGTGAACATCGCCTCGCGCGTGGAGGGGCTGGCCGAGGCGGGCGAGGTGTACTTCACCGAGGCCGTCTACCTCGCCATGAACAAGGCGGAGGTGCCCTCACAGGAGGTAGGCGCCTTCGAGCTCAAGGGCATCCCCGGGAAGATCCGCGTCTTCCGCGTGCCCAAGGGGCCCTACCGCATGGAGGCCCCCGTGGTGCCGCTGCCGAGCCCGGCGGGCGTGCCGCAGGAGGGGCCGCCCTTCGGCAACATGGCCCTCTCGCGCGTCATGGACGCGGGGGCGATGGGGGCGGAGCTCTCCGGGCCCGCCGTGCTCGGGCAGCGCGCCGGAGCGCTGGGCTCCCAGGCCCGGAGCCTGGGGGGAAGAGCCCTGGCCGGGGCCTCGCGGCTCCTCCACGGCTTGCCGGAGCGCCTGCCCCCAGGGGTGCGCTCCCGCCTGCCCGCCGGGACGACCGGGCCGCGCCTGGCGCTCGGCATGGGGGCGCTGGCGGTGCTGCTGGGCATGGCGGTGGTGGCCCTGGGGGGCTCGTCCACGGATCGCGCCATCGCCCAGGTGAGGAAGGCCTCGCCCTCCGAGCGCAAGTCGCGGGGAGATGATGCGCTCAAGCTCATCATGGAGGAGAAGGAGCCGGCGCGCCGGAACTACCTCCTCGGGCAGCTCCATGAGGCGTTCGGCAACCTGAACAACGCGATGGAGAGCTACGCGGCGGCCGCGAAGGCGGGCAGCGGCAAGGCGGAGGACCGGCTCACCGAGCTGCTGGAGCACCCGGACTGCCGCGTGCGCTCGGATGCCGCGAGCACGATCGGCGAGCTGCGGCTGAAGAGCGCGCGGGGGGAGCTGGAAGACCTGGCGGAGGACGGCGGGCCGGGGGATGACGGGGGCTCGGGGCTGCTCAGTGGTTTCAAGTGTGACTCGAAGCGCGCCGCGAAGAACGCGCTCAAGCGCCTGGGCGGAAACTGA
- the gcvH gene encoding glycine cleavage system protein GcvH, whose product MIVTVPKELKYTKEHEWVLPAGNNRVRVGLTDFAQRQLGDVVYVELPKVGDTFAAEDEIGTVESVKAVAEVFAPVAGKVVTINEGIVEDPELVNQEPYGDGWFIELEVSDAKQLSSLMDAATYENFLKDAE is encoded by the coding sequence CTGATCGTGACTGTTCCTAAGGAACTGAAGTACACCAAGGAGCATGAGTGGGTGTTGCCGGCAGGTAACAACAGGGTGAGGGTCGGCCTCACGGATTTCGCGCAGAGGCAACTGGGCGATGTCGTGTACGTGGAACTGCCCAAGGTGGGTGACACCTTCGCCGCCGAAGACGAGATTGGCACCGTCGAGTCCGTCAAGGCCGTGGCCGAGGTATTTGCCCCCGTGGCAGGCAAGGTGGTGACCATCAACGAGGGCATCGTCGAAGATCCGGAGTTGGTGAATCAGGAGCCCTATGGAGACGGGTGGTTCATCGAGCTCGAGGTCTCGGATGCGAAGCAGTTGAGCAGTCTCATGGATGCCGCAACCTACGAGAACTTCCTCAAAGACGCAGAGTAG
- a CDS encoding endonuclease MutS2 produces MSVQIAQRTLEDLGFAQVLSALAHRCRTAPGKERASARPFLDTEDQVADALSLVGEARSLAQEQFSLPLGGVSDLRDAVNRASKGGMLEPRDLIASAQLLYAFARTREALEEREEAVPMMATLSRRLPMLEALASRIDRSFEPDGTISDRASPDLKEARDRASGLHRRIKSRLDELLHDEGFIPKLRENYYTLRNGRYVVPVVSNYRGEVPGIVHNASQTGQTLFIEPQAMVGLGNDLAIAQSVVAEEERRILQELSNQLGKESDRVLEGLEAVAELDEAEGAALLAADLDATTPEFKGVEELTLRLLRHPLLALKGTEVVPNDVLLSGEARALVVSGPNAGGKTVTLTAVGLCSLMLRCGLQIPVSAGSRMPLYRSVHSTVGDSQDLAQGLSTFSGHVAMLRDITATVSKGSVVLIDEIAADTDPREGAAIAIAVLEELIEKGAVVLVTTHLEELKALAHMDKRFLNARVGFDAKKMAPTYRLQLGAAGASSAIEVAARMGLPAHICQRARDLSLNAGGPLAKALAAAEEERRKLSEELDRARADAAAVEKLRKELEAQKQAFERDRKEKMLRFNEDVAAASEHAASEVKELLQALRAQSNEKAAQEARAALQQRAEEAAQRAKEARAELYQVVAPAPATLKVGAWVRHSGFDKDVEILELHGDEALVAAGVLKMRVPVTELSGSRTAKPQQKFPERNKQEVAMKKATAVAPAEIKATNFRCDVRGMRADEALTEVEEFLDQGMRSGEEAALIIHGHGTGALKQAIRDYLANSPYIRMFRPGESHEGGDGVTVVALRA; encoded by the coding sequence ATGTCCGTGCAGATTGCTCAACGAACCCTCGAGGATCTCGGCTTCGCGCAGGTGCTTAGCGCGCTGGCCCACCGCTGTCGGACCGCTCCCGGAAAGGAGCGCGCCTCAGCCCGCCCCTTCCTGGACACCGAGGACCAGGTCGCCGATGCGCTCTCCCTCGTCGGCGAGGCCCGCAGCCTCGCCCAGGAGCAGTTCTCCCTCCCCTTGGGAGGGGTGAGCGACCTGAGAGACGCGGTGAACCGGGCCTCCAAGGGCGGCATGCTGGAGCCCCGGGATTTGATCGCCTCCGCGCAGCTGCTCTATGCCTTTGCCCGCACCCGCGAGGCGCTGGAGGAGCGAGAGGAGGCCGTACCGATGATGGCGACGCTCTCGCGCCGCCTGCCGATGCTGGAGGCGCTCGCGTCTCGCATCGACCGCAGCTTCGAGCCGGACGGGACGATCTCCGACCGGGCCAGCCCGGACCTGAAGGAGGCCCGGGACCGGGCCAGCGGGCTGCACCGTCGCATCAAGAGCCGGCTGGACGAGCTGCTCCACGACGAGGGCTTCATCCCCAAGCTGCGCGAGAACTACTACACGCTGCGCAACGGGCGGTACGTGGTGCCGGTGGTGTCCAACTACCGGGGCGAGGTGCCCGGCATCGTCCACAACGCGAGCCAGACGGGGCAGACGCTCTTCATCGAGCCGCAGGCGATGGTGGGCCTGGGCAACGACCTCGCGATTGCCCAGTCGGTGGTGGCCGAGGAGGAGCGGCGAATCCTCCAGGAGCTATCGAACCAGCTGGGCAAGGAGTCCGACCGCGTCCTGGAGGGGCTGGAGGCGGTAGCGGAGCTGGACGAGGCGGAAGGCGCGGCGCTGCTGGCGGCGGACCTGGATGCGACGACGCCGGAGTTCAAGGGCGTGGAGGAGCTGACGCTGCGGCTCCTGCGCCACCCGCTGCTGGCGCTCAAGGGCACGGAGGTGGTGCCCAACGACGTGCTGCTGTCGGGCGAGGCGCGGGCGCTGGTGGTGTCCGGCCCGAACGCGGGCGGCAAGACGGTGACGCTGACGGCGGTGGGGCTGTGCTCGCTGATGCTGCGCTGCGGCCTTCAGATCCCGGTGTCGGCCGGCTCGCGGATGCCGCTCTATCGCTCGGTCCATTCCACGGTGGGTGACTCGCAGGACCTGGCGCAGGGCCTGTCCACCTTCAGCGGCCACGTGGCGATGCTGCGCGACATCACCGCGACGGTGAGCAAGGGCTCGGTGGTGCTGATCGACGAGATCGCCGCGGACACGGATCCGCGTGAGGGCGCGGCGATCGCCATCGCGGTGCTGGAGGAGCTGATCGAGAAGGGCGCGGTGGTGCTGGTAACGACGCACCTGGAGGAGCTCAAGGCGCTGGCGCACATGGACAAGCGCTTCCTCAACGCGCGGGTGGGCTTCGATGCGAAGAAGATGGCGCCCACGTACCGGCTGCAGCTGGGCGCGGCGGGAGCCTCCTCGGCGATCGAGGTGGCGGCGCGCATGGGGCTGCCGGCGCACATCTGCCAGCGCGCGAGGGACTTGTCGCTGAACGCGGGCGGCCCCTTGGCCAAGGCGCTGGCAGCGGCCGAGGAGGAGCGGCGCAAGCTGTCCGAGGAGCTGGATCGGGCGCGAGCGGACGCGGCGGCGGTGGAGAAGCTGCGCAAGGAGCTGGAGGCGCAGAAGCAGGCCTTCGAGCGGGACCGCAAGGAGAAGATGCTGCGCTTCAACGAGGACGTGGCGGCGGCGAGCGAGCACGCGGCATCGGAGGTGAAGGAGCTGCTCCAGGCGCTGCGGGCGCAGTCGAACGAGAAGGCGGCGCAGGAGGCGCGGGCGGCGCTGCAGCAGCGGGCGGAGGAGGCGGCGCAGCGGGCGAAGGAGGCGCGGGCGGAGCTGTACCAGGTGGTGGCGCCAGCGCCGGCGACGCTCAAGGTGGGGGCGTGGGTGCGGCACTCGGGGTTCGACAAGGACGTGGAGATCCTCGAGCTGCACGGGGACGAGGCGCTGGTGGCGGCGGGGGTGCTGAAGATGCGGGTGCCGGTGACGGAGCTGTCGGGCTCGCGCACGGCGAAGCCGCAGCAGAAGTTCCCGGAGCGCAACAAGCAGGAAGTGGCGATGAAGAAGGCCACGGCAGTGGCGCCCGCGGAGATCAAGGCGACGAACTTCCGCTGCGACGTGCGCGGCATGCGAGCGGACGAGGCGCTGACGGAGGTGGAAGAGTTCCTCGACCAGGGCATGCGCAGCGGCGAGGAAGCGGCGCTCATCATCCACGGCCACGGGACGGGGGCGCTGAAGCAAGCCATCCGTGACTACCTGGCCAACTCGCCCTACATCCGCATGTTCCGCCCGGGCGAGAGCCACGAGGGCGGCGACGGCGTCACGGTGGTGGCACTGCGCGCGTAG
- the nadD gene encoding nicotinate (nicotinamide) nucleotide adenylyltransferase: MKVALLGGSFNPPHVGHLMAAHYVRATQGMDELWLMPAYQHPFGKALTSFEHRVRMCEVMCEDTSGWMKTSRVEQEVAERGGAGYTVETLGYLVEKHPDIRFSLIIGSDILKDLPNWKSFDRIQQMVRVLVLYRAGYPASGTVGPPLAEVSSTQIRDMLTRGELPGEFVPGRVLDYAREAGLYGLGKP, from the coding sequence TTGAAGGTCGCGCTGCTGGGAGGTTCGTTCAATCCGCCCCACGTCGGACACTTGATGGCGGCCCACTACGTGCGCGCCACGCAGGGCATGGACGAGCTGTGGCTGATGCCGGCCTACCAGCACCCGTTCGGCAAGGCGCTGACGTCCTTCGAGCACCGCGTGCGGATGTGCGAGGTGATGTGCGAGGACACCTCGGGCTGGATGAAGACGAGCCGCGTGGAGCAGGAGGTGGCCGAGCGCGGCGGGGCCGGATACACGGTGGAGACGCTGGGGTACCTGGTGGAGAAGCACCCGGACATCCGCTTCTCGCTGATCATCGGCTCGGACATCCTGAAGGACCTGCCGAACTGGAAGAGCTTCGATCGAATCCAGCAGATGGTACGGGTGCTGGTGCTGTACCGGGCGGGGTATCCGGCCTCGGGGACGGTGGGGCCGCCGCTGGCGGAGGTGTCCTCCACGCAGATCCGCGACATGCTCACGCGCGGAGAGCTGCCCGGGGAGTTCGTTCCGGGCCGGGTGCTCGACTACGCGCGTGAGGCAGGGCTCTACGGCCTGGGCAAGCCTTAG
- a CDS encoding exo-beta-N-acetylmuramidase NamZ family protein, which translates to MSKVKTGLDVWVEQGFSALKGRKVGAIVNPTSVDSRFRHLADLLAQTPGVTLGALFGPEHGIRGEAQYMVAVGEARDRKTGVPVHSLYGSTFESLSPRPEWLTGLEALVFDIQDVGSRYYTYVYTMALAMKAAAQARIPFYVLDRPNPLGGTQLEGNLVGERYRSFVGLYPLPNRHGMTAGELAQLFNAEFGIGCALTVVPCEGWRREMYWSDTGLPFLSPSPNMPTPDTALVYPGMCLGEGTNVSEGRGTCRPFEQFGAPWLDAEALVARLEKERLPGVAFRPVGFTPTFDKFRGESCNGAFIHVTDRQAFQALRTGIAIFQAVRDVSGGKFAWRADAYEFVEDVPAFDLLCGTDQVRRGMEEGWPLDRLLEGFSAQTEAFQKQRKPFLLYA; encoded by the coding sequence GTGAGCAAGGTGAAGACGGGACTGGATGTGTGGGTGGAGCAGGGCTTCTCCGCGCTGAAGGGCCGGAAAGTGGGGGCGATCGTCAACCCCACGAGTGTGGACTCGCGCTTCCGCCACCTCGCGGACCTGCTGGCGCAGACGCCCGGGGTGACGCTGGGGGCGCTCTTCGGCCCCGAGCACGGAATCCGCGGCGAGGCCCAGTACATGGTGGCCGTGGGCGAGGCGCGGGACCGCAAGACGGGCGTGCCCGTCCACAGCCTCTACGGCTCCACCTTCGAGTCGCTGTCGCCTCGGCCCGAGTGGCTCACCGGGCTGGAGGCGCTCGTCTTCGACATCCAGGACGTGGGCAGTCGCTACTACACCTACGTCTACACCATGGCGCTGGCCATGAAGGCGGCGGCCCAGGCCCGCATTCCCTTCTACGTGCTGGATCGGCCCAACCCCCTGGGCGGCACCCAGCTCGAGGGGAACCTCGTGGGCGAGCGCTACCGCTCCTTCGTGGGGCTCTACCCGCTGCCCAACCGCCACGGCATGACGGCGGGCGAGCTGGCCCAGCTCTTCAACGCGGAGTTCGGCATCGGCTGTGCGCTGACGGTGGTGCCGTGCGAGGGCTGGCGCCGGGAGATGTACTGGTCCGACACCGGGCTGCCCTTCCTCTCGCCCTCGCCCAACATGCCCACCCCGGACACGGCGCTCGTCTACCCGGGCATGTGCCTGGGCGAGGGCACCAACGTCTCCGAGGGCCGGGGCACCTGCCGCCCCTTCGAGCAGTTCGGCGCCCCCTGGCTGGACGCGGAGGCGCTGGTGGCGCGGCTGGAGAAAGAGCGCCTTCCGGGCGTCGCCTTCCGACCGGTGGGTTTCACTCCTACCTTCGACAAGTTCCGGGGCGAGTCCTGCAACGGGGCCTTCATCCACGTCACGGACCGGCAGGCCTTCCAGGCGCTGCGCACGGGCATCGCCATCTTCCAGGCGGTGCGGGACGTGAGCGGGGGCAAGTTCGCCTGGCGCGCGGACGCCTACGAGTTCGTGGAGGATGTGCCGGCCTTCGACCTGCTGTGTGGCACGGATCAGGTGCGCCGGGGGATGGAGGAGGGCTGGCCGCTGGATCGGCTCCTGGAGGGGTTCTCGGCCCAGACCGAAGCCTTCCAGAAGCAAAGGAAGCCCTTCCTGCTGTACGCTTGA